The Pedobacter mucosus genome window below encodes:
- a CDS encoding glycoside hydrolase family 88 protein — MKIKLSVLMMLSLSVAKAQKVDVAKAFASAGKQTAVLIKNVDSARVSKPNLVSPRTVENGQFKMVVSKDWTSGFFPAELWHFYEYTKDKKWLDLAKKYTEDIKKEQFNKGTHDLGFMIYCPFGNGYRLTKDTAYRSVIIQAAKSLSTRFNATAGVLKSWDHNGDKWKYPVIIDNMMNLELLFEVTKMTGDSSFYKIAVSHANTTMKNHFRPDFSSYHVIDYDTETGKVLQKVTAQGYANESAWARGQAWALYGYTLCFRETRNNAYLAQADGIAAFILNNKITPADGIPYWDYNDPLIPNVSRDASAASITASALYELAKYSTNGKKYKAAADKILNSLSTKYTSKIGGNYGFILEHSTGHRPAKSEIDVPINYADYYYLEALLRSK, encoded by the coding sequence ATGAAAATTAAATTATCGGTATTGATGATGCTTTCTTTGAGTGTTGCAAAAGCCCAAAAAGTTGATGTTGCAAAAGCATTTGCTTCAGCAGGAAAACAAACAGCTGTTTTAATAAAAAATGTTGACTCAGCAAGAGTTTCGAAGCCGAACTTGGTTTCGCCCAGAACAGTAGAAAACGGCCAGTTCAAAATGGTGGTTTCTAAAGATTGGACCAGTGGTTTTTTCCCTGCCGAACTTTGGCATTTTTATGAATACACTAAAGATAAAAAGTGGCTCGATTTAGCTAAAAAATATACTGAAGATATTAAGAAAGAACAATTTAACAAAGGAACACATGATCTAGGTTTTATGATTTATTGTCCTTTTGGCAATGGCTATCGCTTAACGAAAGACACGGCTTATCGCTCCGTAATTATTCAAGCGGCAAAATCATTATCAACCAGATTTAATGCTACTGCTGGCGTTTTAAAATCATGGGATCACAATGGAGATAAATGGAAATACCCAGTAATTATTGATAATATGATGAATTTGGAGTTGCTTTTCGAAGTGACAAAAATGACAGGTGATTCTTCATTCTATAAGATTGCAGTTTCTCATGCAAATACGACCATGAAAAACCATTTCCGCCCTGATTTTAGCTCATATCATGTAATTGATTATGATACAGAAACAGGTAAGGTTTTGCAAAAAGTTACTGCTCAAGGTTATGCAAACGAATCCGCTTGGGCCCGCGGACAAGCTTGGGCGCTATACGGTTATACGTTGTGTTTTCGCGAGACAAGAAACAATGCTTATTTAGCTCAGGCTGATGGAATTGCAGCATTCATATTAAATAATAAGATCACGCCTGCTGATGGAATCCCTTATTGGGACTATAACGATCCATTGATTCCAAATGTTTCGAGAGATGCATCAGCAGCGTCGATTACGGCATCTGCCCTTTACGAATTAGCAAAATACAGTACCAATGGTAAAAAATATAAAGCAGCTGCTGATAAAATTTTGAATTCGTTAAGTACCAAATACACCAGTAAAATAGGGGGTAATTATGGATTTATTTTAGAACACAGTACTGGTCATCGTCCTGCAAAATCAGAAATTGATGTTCCCATTAATTACGCTGATTATTATTATTTGGAAGCGTTACTCCGAAGTAAATAA
- a CDS encoding SDR family oxidoreductase has product MIKEVKSLFSLKDKVVVLTGATGVLGEAFVSGLCAAEAIIIVIGRNEDVAKQRAVEVTNAGGKAIYIIADVLNEQNLIDAKDRIIKEFGRIDALVNAAGGNVAEAVIQPGSDIFDLNVSALKQAFDLNLFGTIIPTQIFGKEIAKNGGSIVNISSVSATQALTRVLGYSLAKSAIDSYTKWMAVELANRYQDKIRMNAIVPGFFITNQNRALLTNTDGSLTARGQAIISKTPFKRFGDPEELIGALIYLLSDASKFVNGENVTVDGGFSAFSGV; this is encoded by the coding sequence ATGATAAAAGAAGTTAAAAGCCTATTTTCTTTAAAGGATAAGGTTGTAGTATTAACAGGCGCAACCGGGGTTTTAGGTGAGGCTTTTGTTAGTGGATTGTGTGCTGCAGAAGCAATAATTATAGTTATTGGCAGGAATGAAGATGTTGCAAAGCAAAGGGCAGTGGAAGTTACGAATGCCGGCGGTAAAGCGATTTATATTATAGCTGATGTACTTAATGAGCAAAACCTAATTGATGCAAAAGATCGGATTATTAAAGAATTTGGTCGAATTGATGCCTTGGTTAATGCAGCTGGAGGAAATGTTGCTGAAGCAGTGATTCAACCAGGCAGTGATATTTTCGACCTAAATGTATCTGCCTTAAAACAAGCTTTCGATTTAAATTTGTTTGGAACAATAATACCAACTCAAATTTTTGGTAAGGAAATAGCCAAAAATGGAGGAAGCATTGTTAATATTTCATCGGTTTCCGCAACGCAAGCTTTAACCAGAGTATTAGGTTATTCATTGGCAAAATCTGCGATAGATAGTTATACAAAATGGATGGCTGTAGAGCTAGCAAACCGTTATCAGGATAAAATAAGAATGAATGCAATTGTGCCAGGATTTTTTATAACGAACCAAAATAGAGCTTTATTAACCAATACAGATGGATCGCTTACTGCTCGAGGACAAGCAATTATATCTAAAACTCCTTTTAAACGCTTTGGTGATCCTGAAGAATTAATCGGTGCTTTAATCTATTTATTAAGTGATGCATCAAAATTTGTTAATGGCGAAAATGTAACAGTTGATGGTGGTTTTAGTGCATTTTCTGGTGTTTAA
- the uxuA gene encoding mannonate dehydratase, giving the protein MKYKKLEQTWRWYGPSDPVSLQDVKQAGATGIVTALHHIPHGEVWPLEDIRERKAIIEASGLTWSVVESVPVHEAIKTKRADVDQYIERYKTSLRNLSQCGIKVVCYNFMPVLDWTRTQLDLEMTDGSKALYFNWIDLAVFDLFILKRDGAPADYSTSILERANDKYATLNKEQLNDLRINVLMGIPNEKEIELETLRNSINEYKVIGKQGLKENLKYFLSSIADVCTEEGIKMTIHPDDPPYPILGLPRIASTLEDFNYIVKEVDQAFNGICFCTGSLGAGMQNNALEIFEAIKERVYFAHLRNVTKDDDGSFYEADHLGGDVNMFEIMKAISDENAIRDVPIPFRPDHGHQMLDDLAKQSNPGYSAIGRLRGLAELRGLEVGVTGNY; this is encoded by the coding sequence ATGAAATACAAAAAATTAGAACAAACTTGGCGCTGGTACGGTCCGAGTGATCCGGTTAGTTTGCAAGATGTTAAACAAGCAGGGGCTACCGGAATTGTAACGGCTTTGCATCATATCCCACATGGTGAAGTATGGCCTTTAGAAGATATTAGGGAAAGAAAAGCGATAATTGAAGCTTCTGGATTAACCTGGTCGGTAGTGGAAAGTGTACCTGTTCATGAAGCGATAAAAACTAAAAGGGCAGACGTAGATCAATATATTGAGCGTTACAAAACTTCATTGCGTAATTTATCACAATGTGGAATTAAGGTAGTTTGCTACAATTTTATGCCTGTTTTAGATTGGACCAGAACTCAATTGGATTTAGAAATGACAGATGGTTCTAAAGCACTTTACTTTAATTGGATCGATCTTGCTGTTTTCGATCTGTTTATTTTAAAGAGAGACGGTGCACCGGCTGATTATTCAACATCTATTTTAGAAAGAGCAAATGATAAATACGCAACGCTAAATAAGGAGCAATTAAATGATCTCCGAATTAATGTGCTGATGGGAATTCCTAATGAAAAGGAGATCGAATTAGAAACTTTAAGAAATAGTATAAATGAATACAAGGTTATCGGTAAGCAAGGGTTGAAAGAAAATCTTAAGTATTTCCTAAGTTCAATTGCTGATGTTTGTACGGAAGAAGGGATAAAAATGACCATTCATCCAGATGATCCTCCTTATCCTATTTTAGGTTTACCTAGAATTGCAAGTACTTTGGAAGATTTTAATTATATAGTTAAAGAAGTTGATCAGGCTTTTAATGGGATTTGTTTTTGTACAGGATCCTTAGGCGCTGGCATGCAAAACAATGCTTTAGAAATTTTCGAAGCCATAAAAGAACGTGTATATTTTGCGCATTTACGCAATGTTACAAAAGATGATGATGGAAGTTTTTATGAAGCTGATCATTTAGGTGGCGACGTTAATATGTTCGAGATTATGAAAGCAATATCGGATGAAAATGCAATTCGAGATGTTCCTATTCCTTTTAGGCCAGATCATGGTCATCAAATGCTTGATGATTTAGCGAAGCAAAGTAATCCTGGTTATTCAGCAATCGGCAGATTACGAGGCTTAGCAGAATTAAGAGGTTTAGAAGTTGGTGTAACAGGAAACTATTAG
- a CDS encoding alginate lyase family protein: MKKIISILLMAVFYIVGTGFSNETKIDPAQMKKQAEIVLKKQILAESAWAMQQTPITVTASSSPRSAGGKHDFFSEADYFWPDPKNPEGPYINRDGLTNPDNFLVHRKAMVRFSKIIGALASAYKITGDDKYVKQAVKHFQAWFVNSETLMNPNLLFAQAIKGKFTGRNYGIIDTIHLMEVAQGAFIMQKSKAFDTATFNGVKKWFADYTLWLNTSKPGIQEKTVKNNHATCWAMQVASFARLCNDENMLDSLRTSFKTILLPNQMGVDGSFPLEMARTKPYGYSIFNLDAMTMLCQILSTPTDKLWKFKTADGKSIEKGIAYLYPFVADKNKWTLPPDVMYWENWPVAQPFLLFGAVEYNQQNWFTVWEKLDHKPQVEEVIRNLPIRNPLIWL, from the coding sequence ATGAAGAAAATAATATCAATTTTATTAATGGCCGTTTTTTATATTGTTGGAACAGGATTTTCAAACGAGACAAAAATTGATCCTGCCCAGATGAAAAAGCAAGCTGAAATTGTATTAAAAAAGCAAATTTTAGCTGAGTCTGCTTGGGCAATGCAGCAAACGCCAATTACGGTTACGGCATCATCTTCTCCAAGAAGCGCTGGTGGAAAACACGATTTTTTTTCAGAGGCTGATTATTTTTGGCCCGATCCAAAAAACCCTGAAGGACCATATATTAATCGAGATGGCTTAACAAATCCCGATAATTTTTTAGTACACCGCAAAGCGATGGTTCGTTTTAGCAAAATAATTGGCGCTTTGGCTTCGGCATATAAAATCACTGGCGATGACAAATATGTTAAGCAGGCCGTTAAACATTTTCAAGCTTGGTTTGTAAATTCGGAAACGTTAATGAATCCAAATTTGCTTTTTGCTCAGGCAATTAAAGGTAAGTTTACTGGCCGAAATTATGGAATTATTGATACCATTCATCTAATGGAAGTTGCTCAGGGCGCTTTTATAATGCAGAAATCTAAGGCATTTGATACAGCAACATTCAATGGCGTAAAAAAGTGGTTTGCAGATTATACACTTTGGCTAAATACTTCAAAACCAGGTATTCAAGAGAAAACAGTAAAAAATAATCATGCAACTTGTTGGGCCATGCAAGTGGCATCTTTTGCTCGGTTATGCAACGATGAAAATATGCTTGATTCTCTTAGAACAAGTTTTAAAACCATTTTGCTTCCAAATCAAATGGGTGTTGATGGTAGTTTTCCATTAGAAATGGCTCGTACTAAACCCTATGGCTATTCCATTTTCAATTTGGATGCAATGACCATGCTTTGCCAGATTCTTTCCACACCAACAGATAAGTTGTGGAAATTTAAAACAGCAGACGGTAAATCCATTGAAAAAGGAATCGCTTATCTTTATCCGTTTGTTGCTGATAAAAACAAATGGACTTTGCCTCCTGACGTAATGTATTGGGAAAATTGGCCGGTTGCGCAACCGTTTTTACTGTTCGGCGCCGTTGAATACAATCAGCAAAATTGGTTCACTGTATGGGAAAAATTAGATCACAAGCCTCAGGTAGAAGAGGTTATAAGAAATTTACCAATTCGTAATCCTTTAATCTGGTTATAA
- a CDS encoding glycoside hydrolase family 2 TIM barrel-domain containing protein, protein MLRAKSLLFMLSLSTWIINSYAQDAGRKTISLNDQWEFHKENGPTEKVNIPHTWNDKDVMDDVPGYYRGLGIYKRKLVLAASAKTKDIFLVFNGVAQESEVFVNGISAGKHVGSYTRFIVPITKFLNYKNDEIEVWANNQFNENIPPLTADFTFFGGMYRNVTLLITNPIHFSQKVYGSSGVFITTPQVSGTSANVQVKSLVDNSSTTAKKIQINTTIFNTKGLVVSSQNTTVNLLSGENKTVIQEIKSIKNPELWSPENPYLYRTVTKIIDVKTKEVIDQVSNPLGFRWFKFDADKGFFLNDKPVKLIGASRHQDYENLGNATPDAIQIKDIELLKAMGGNYLRVAHYPQDPLILETCDRLGILASVEIPVVNTITESEAFTSNCLNMQREMINQNFNHPSIIIWAYMNEILLRLKFSNDKPRQQIYFDHVRELAQKLDSLTRKEDPSRYTLLVNHGAWDIYNKVGLTQIPQIVGWNLYSGWYSGVPADFAKFLDRHHKELPNTPFMVTEYGADADPRIRSFSPIRFDKSIEYAMQFHQVYLNAMLSRPFVAGGMAWNLADFNSETREETMPHINNKGLLTIGREAKDTYFLYQAYLLGKPFLKITSSQWKDRTGVADSASLVSTQPFQVATNLKSAELFLNGKSLGVKDAVDHIIEWKVPFVNGNNQLRVVSGNQNDQTDINFKLQPFKFSDNNIPFVNMNVLLGSKRFYIDEKEHQLWMPDQPYKAGSWGWIGGEPYKGTNNRITYGSDKNILGTDNDPIYQTQQVGIEQFKFDVQDGEYELSLHFAELVGGETKEALAYNLDNNHKKEIEEQRIFSVAINGVPFMSNVNVATDFGYTTAVNKKTRVSVQYGKGIILNFTAVKGKPILNAVQLRKVY, encoded by the coding sequence ATGGATGATGTGCCTGGTTACTACCGTGGGTTGGGTATTTATAAGCGTAAATTAGTTTTAGCTGCATCAGCAAAAACTAAAGATATTTTTCTGGTTTTTAATGGTGTTGCACAAGAATCAGAAGTTTTCGTTAACGGAATATCCGCAGGCAAACACGTAGGTAGTTATACTCGCTTTATTGTTCCAATTACTAAGTTTTTAAACTATAAGAATGATGAAATAGAAGTATGGGCAAATAATCAATTCAATGAAAATATTCCGCCATTAACTGCCGACTTTACGTTCTTCGGTGGGATGTATCGCAACGTTACCTTGTTAATAACAAATCCAATCCATTTTTCTCAAAAAGTGTATGGAAGTTCTGGTGTGTTCATCACTACTCCTCAAGTTTCAGGTACATCGGCAAATGTGCAGGTAAAAAGTTTAGTTGATAATTCATCAACAACTGCAAAAAAAATCCAGATTAATACCACGATATTTAATACCAAAGGCTTAGTGGTTTCTTCTCAAAATACTACCGTTAATTTGCTTTCAGGAGAAAATAAAACTGTTATTCAAGAAATTAAATCAATTAAAAACCCTGAATTATGGTCGCCAGAAAACCCGTATCTATATCGTACTGTTACGAAAATTATTGATGTTAAAACTAAAGAAGTCATCGATCAGGTTTCTAACCCACTCGGTTTTCGGTGGTTTAAATTTGATGCTGATAAGGGCTTTTTCTTAAATGATAAACCAGTAAAATTGATAGGTGCAAGTCGCCATCAAGATTATGAAAATTTAGGGAATGCTACTCCAGATGCTATACAAATTAAAGATATAGAGTTGCTTAAAGCAATGGGAGGCAATTACTTAAGGGTTGCTCATTATCCACAAGATCCGTTGATATTAGAAACCTGTGATCGTTTGGGGATTTTGGCATCTGTTGAAATTCCAGTGGTAAACACAATCACAGAATCTGAAGCCTTTACATCGAATTGTCTAAATATGCAGCGAGAAATGATCAACCAAAATTTCAATCATCCAAGCATTATTATTTGGGCATATATGAATGAAATTTTGTTGCGGTTAAAATTCTCAAATGATAAGCCTCGCCAGCAAATATATTTTGATCATGTTCGGGAGCTTGCTCAAAAATTAGATAGTTTAACCCGAAAGGAAGACCCATCGCGTTATACACTTTTAGTTAATCACGGTGCCTGGGATATTTACAATAAGGTTGGTTTAACACAAATACCACAGATTGTTGGCTGGAATTTATATTCGGGTTGGTATTCTGGAGTTCCAGCAGATTTTGCAAAGTTTCTCGATCGGCACCATAAGGAGTTGCCAAATACTCCATTTATGGTAACTGAATATGGAGCAGATGCTGATCCGAGAATTCGTTCTTTTTCACCTATTCGCTTTGATAAAAGTATAGAATATGCCATGCAGTTTCATCAGGTTTACCTGAATGCAATGTTAAGCAGACCATTTGTAGCTGGAGGTATGGCTTGGAATTTGGCAGATTTTAATTCAGAAACCCGTGAGGAAACGATGCCCCACATTAACAATAAAGGGCTTTTAACAATTGGTCGTGAAGCCAAGGATACGTATTTCCTTTACCAAGCCTATCTTTTGGGCAAACCGTTTTTAAAAATTACTTCTTCTCAATGGAAAGATAGAACTGGCGTTGCGGATTCTGCATCATTAGTAAGTACGCAACCTTTCCAAGTGGCTACAAATTTGAAGTCAGCAGAATTGTTTTTAAATGGAAAAAGCTTAGGGGTAAAGGATGCAGTTGATCATATTATTGAGTGGAAAGTTCCTTTCGTAAACGGTAATAATCAGCTTAGAGTTGTATCTGGTAATCAAAATGATCAAACAGATATCAACTTCAAATTGCAACCTTTTAAATTTAGCGACAATAATATTCCTTTTGTTAACATGAATGTTTTATTAGGTTCAAAACGTTTTTATATTGATGAAAAGGAACATCAATTATGGATGCCAGATCAGCCTTATAAAGCTGGTTCATGGGGCTGGATAGGAGGCGAACCTTATAAAGGCACCAATAATCGAATTACTTATGGCAGCGATAAAAATATTTTGGGAACTGATAATGATCCCATTTATCAAACTCAACAAGTCGGAATTGAGCAATTTAAATTTGATGTGCAAGATGGTGAATATGAGCTTTCGCTACATTTTGCAGAGCTTGTTGGTGGCGAAACTAAAGAGGCGTTAGCTTATAATTTAGATAATAACCACAAAAAAGAAATAGAAGAACAGCGAATTTTTAGTGTGGCTATTAATGGAGTGCCTTTTATGAGCAATGTTAATGTTGCTACTGATTTTGGTTATACAACAGCCGTTAATAAAAAAACTAGAGTAAGTGTTCAATACGGCAAAGGCATCATATTAAATTTCACTGCTGTGAAGGGGAAACCAATTTTAAATGCGGTACAATTAAGAAAAGTATATTAA
- a CDS encoding glycoside hydrolase family 2 TIM barrel-domain containing protein, translating into MLNKTRYITILILLICNNLLFAQQSVRLNNNWEFLKQDLGGVWEAVRPVGAGNPESVPLWQKVTLPHCVNAEDAVDPDVNYYQGPSWYRTQLKIENPYQKGRTILHFEGAGQKSEVYIYTTKVGSHVGGYDEWTVDITDAVAAFQKTDVYQKQFKGTIPVSIRTDNSRDLEMIPSDLSDFNVYGGIYRYLNLVYTPSLSVDKMFAKAEVDAQGKFGKLNVKARFYNPNGISNASVQLKLIDPNGKVVSKSEKKLNNLSDDEDLWSLDITKPQLWTTEKPLQYRLQYDVISSAWNYKGEEKIGFRNINFVEKGPFNLNGKRLLLRGTHRHEDQAGVAAAMTENMIRKEMQMMKDMGVNFIRLGHYQQSRIVLNLCDSLGILVWEEIPWCRGGLGGEVYKQQARRMLTNLVEQHYNHPSIIIWGLGNENDWPGDFPEFDKEKIRSFMKELNDLSHQLDASRYTAIRRCDFCSDIPDVYSPSIWAGWYRGNYTDYKKVSEEEFAKVKRLLHVEWGGDSHALRHSENPDKALSKIKTGGSADERAGDASLIGGAARISKDGDWSESYIANLIDWHLKEQETMPWLSGTAYWPFKDFSTPVRPDNPVPYMNQKGVVERDLTKKESYYVFQSYWTDQPMVHIYGHTWPVRWGDEGEDKMVKVYSNCTDAEIFLNGKSFGSKKRNSQDYPAAGLRWNLPFVKGENTVKVIAKKGKEKVTDEIKFIYQTEKWTKPVKITLTKIDQQDDVATVEVKLFDSKNVQCLDAINWINFGLTGDGKLIDNQGTSSGSRKVQAYNGRAIIKVKLNKGKSVVSVLSEGLKTVFIEL; encoded by the coding sequence ATGTTAAACAAAACAAGGTATATAACTATACTTATTTTACTGATTTGTAATAACTTATTGTTTGCGCAACAATCCGTTCGGCTAAATAATAACTGGGAATTTTTGAAACAAGATTTAGGTGGCGTTTGGGAGGCAGTTCGCCCAGTTGGCGCTGGAAATCCAGAATCCGTTCCCCTCTGGCAAAAAGTTACTTTGCCACATTGTGTAAATGCAGAAGATGCAGTCGATCCTGATGTAAATTATTATCAAGGTCCATCTTGGTATCGTACACAATTAAAAATCGAAAATCCATACCAAAAAGGTAGAACCATTTTGCATTTTGAAGGCGCCGGACAAAAATCTGAAGTATATATTTATACCACGAAAGTTGGTTCGCATGTTGGCGGTTATGATGAATGGACAGTAGACATTACCGATGCTGTAGCCGCTTTTCAAAAAACTGATGTCTACCAGAAGCAGTTTAAAGGTACTATCCCTGTATCTATTCGCACAGATAATTCCAGAGATTTGGAAATGATTCCATCAGATCTTTCTGATTTTAATGTGTACGGAGGAATTTACCGTTACCTAAATTTGGTTTATACGCCATCTTTGTCGGTAGATAAGATGTTTGCTAAAGCTGAAGTTGATGCGCAAGGGAAATTTGGTAAATTAAATGTTAAAGCACGTTTTTATAATCCTAACGGGATAAGTAATGCTAGTGTTCAGCTAAAACTTATAGACCCGAACGGGAAAGTTGTTTCAAAATCAGAAAAAAAACTTAATAATCTTTCTGATGACGAAGATTTATGGAGTCTGGATATAACAAAACCACAGCTCTGGACAACCGAAAAACCGCTCCAATATCGTTTACAATATGATGTGATTTCTTCTGCCTGGAATTATAAAGGTGAAGAGAAAATTGGCTTTCGGAATATAAATTTTGTAGAGAAAGGTCCATTCAATTTAAACGGAAAACGATTGCTTTTGCGTGGAACCCATCGGCATGAAGATCAGGCTGGAGTTGCGGCTGCCATGACAGAAAATATGATCCGCAAGGAAATGCAAATGATGAAAGATATGGGCGTGAACTTCATCCGCTTAGGTCATTATCAGCAGTCGCGGATTGTTTTAAATCTTTGCGATAGTTTAGGGATTTTAGTTTGGGAAGAAATTCCTTGGTGCCGTGGTGGTTTAGGTGGAGAAGTTTACAAGCAACAAGCCCGCAGAATGCTCACTAACCTGGTAGAACAACATTATAATCATCCTTCAATCATCATTTGGGGATTGGGAAATGAAAATGACTGGCCTGGAGATTTTCCTGAATTTGATAAAGAAAAGATCAGATCATTTATGAAAGAATTAAATGATCTTTCTCATCAGTTAGATGCTTCCCGATATACAGCAATTCGCCGCTGTGATTTCTGTAGCGATATTCCTGATGTGTATTCTCCTTCCATTTGGGCGGGTTGGTATCGTGGAAATTATACAGATTACAAAAAAGTTTCAGAAGAGGAATTCGCAAAAGTCAAACGTCTTCTACACGTAGAATGGGGCGGCGACAGTCATGCATTACGTCATTCAGAAAACCCTGATAAAGCACTAAGTAAAATCAAAACCGGTGGAAGTGCCGACGAAAGAGCAGGAGATGCATCGCTTATTGGCGGCGCTGCAAGGATTTCTAAGGATGGCGATTGGAGCGAATCATACATCGCAAACTTAATCGATTGGCATTTAAAAGAACAAGAAACCATGCCTTGGTTAAGCGGAACCGCTTATTGGCCGTTTAAAGACTTTTCTACGCCAGTTCGTCCAGATAATCCGGTGCCTTATATGAACCAGAAAGGTGTAGTTGAAAGAGATCTTACCAAAAAAGAGTCGTATTATGTTTTTCAATCTTATTGGACTGATCAACCTATGGTGCACATTTATGGTCATACCTGGCCAGTACGTTGGGGTGATGAGGGAGAAGATAAAATGGTTAAGGTTTATTCCAATTGTACCGATGCAGAGATTTTTTTAAACGGGAAAAGCTTTGGCTCGAAAAAGCGAAATAGTCAGGATTATCCAGCAGCAGGTTTACGGTGGAATCTTCCTTTTGTTAAAGGTGAAAACACCGTTAAAGTAATCGCTAAAAAAGGTAAAGAAAAAGTCACTGATGAAATCAAATTTATTTATCAAACTGAAAAATGGACCAAACCAGTAAAAATTACTTTAACAAAAATTGATCAGCAAGATGACGTGGCTACTGTTGAGGTTAAACTTTTTGATAGTAAAAATGTACAGTGTTTAGATGCTATTAATTGGATAAATTTTGGTTTAACTGGCGATGGTAAATTAATTGATAATCAAGGCACTTCATCTGGATCAAGAAAGGTTCAGGCTTACAATGGAAGAGCAATTATTAAAGTAAAATTAAATAAAGGCAAAAGCGTGGTATCAGTTTTATCAGAGGGTTTAAAAACAGTTTTTATAGAACTATAA
- a CDS encoding glycoside hydrolase family 30 protein: MMKQKLSILFIFATAFNVTAQNKKAVKTVAAQTFSVSNKKVSVYTTAEKSELRLTKTETLSFIENKQPFETEPCIFIDPTIKYQTLVGIGGALTDASAETFAKLSKKNQQELLAAYYSKDNGIGYTLARTNIASCDFSSGSYTYVQDNDKDLKTFSVAHDEKFKIPLIKQAIAAAGGKLTLFVSPWSPPAWMKDNNNLLQGGHLLPAFSQSWANHYVKFIKTYESMGMPIWGLSVQNEPMAKQKWESCVYTAEEERDFIKNFLGPTLQKSGLAAKKLIAWDHNRDQIFQRASTILNDKEAAKYVWGIGFHWYETWTGSGMQFGNVKQVHEAYPDKALIFTEGCKEKFDVKKMDDWTLGERYGYSMINDFNDGTAAWTDWNILLDENGGPNHVGNFCFAPVHADTKTDKLIYTNAYYYMGHFSKFIRPGAKRIGSASSRDKLQTTAFLNTDGKIAVVVMNQSDEKLKYSLWIKGQAATTVSLPHSITTLIVE, translated from the coding sequence ATGATGAAACAAAAACTGAGCATCCTTTTTATTTTTGCAACTGCATTTAATGTGACAGCACAAAATAAAAAAGCGGTAAAAACGGTTGCAGCGCAAACGTTTTCTGTTAGTAATAAAAAAGTATCGGTTTATACCACAGCAGAAAAATCCGAACTACGATTGACTAAAACTGAAACTTTAAGTTTTATAGAAAATAAGCAGCCCTTTGAAACAGAACCTTGTATTTTTATAGATCCAACAATAAAATATCAAACACTGGTTGGGATTGGTGGTGCATTAACTGATGCTTCTGCAGAGACTTTTGCTAAGCTTTCAAAGAAAAATCAGCAAGAATTATTAGCTGCATATTATAGCAAGGATAATGGAATTGGCTACACTTTGGCCCGTACCAATATAGCAAGCTGCGATTTCTCAAGCGGAAGTTATACCTATGTTCAAGATAATGATAAAGACTTAAAAACCTTTAGCGTTGCGCATGATGAAAAGTTTAAAATTCCTTTAATTAAACAGGCAATTGCTGCAGCCGGAGGTAAATTAACACTTTTTGTGAGCCCATGGTCGCCACCGGCTTGGATGAAAGATAATAACAATCTGCTTCAAGGCGGTCACTTATTACCAGCATTTAGTCAAAGTTGGGCAAATCATTACGTAAAGTTCATCAAAACTTATGAGTCAATGGGGATGCCGATTTGGGGTTTAAGTGTTCAAAATGAGCCTATGGCGAAGCAAAAATGGGAGTCATGCGTTTATACTGCTGAAGAAGAACGAGATTTTATAAAGAATTTTTTAGGTCCAACCTTGCAGAAATCTGGATTAGCTGCAAAGAAATTAATTGCTTGGGATCATAATCGCGATCAAATTTTTCAAAGAGCAAGTACAATCTTAAATGATAAAGAAGCTGCAAAATACGTTTGGGGCATCGGTTTCCATTGGTATGAAACTTGGACAGGTAGCGGAATGCAATTTGGAAATGTTAAACAAGTTCACGAAGCTTATCCTGACAAGGCATTGATTTTTACTGAAGGTTGTAAAGAAAAATTCGATGTAAAAAAGATGGATGACTGGACATTAGGCGAACGTTACGGCTACTCCATGATTAATGATTTTAATGACGGAACAGCAGCTTGGACTGACTGGAACATTCTTTTAGATGAAAACGGTGGACCAAACCACGTTGGTAATTTTTGTTTTGCGCCGGTACATGCTGATACTAAAACTGATAAATTAATTTACACTAATGCATATTATTATATGGGCCACTTCTCTAAATTCATCCGTCCGGGTGCAAAAAGAATTGGGTCAGCATCTAGTCGCGATAAATTGCAAACCACAGCTTTTTTAAATACAGATGGAAAGATCGCTGTAGTGGTAATGAATCAATCAGACGAAAAATTAAAATATAGTTTATGGATCAAAGGCCAAGCTGCAACAACAGTTAGTTTACCCCATTCTATAACTACATTGATAGTTGAATAA